A stretch of Fulvia fulva chromosome 4, complete sequence DNA encodes these proteins:
- a CDS encoding putative methionine--tRNA ligase, mitochondrial — MPPPTSPIRSSLTPLQSLITRRWRPQWICQSRRTSLPPSQQYRLFSSTISRHEDTTNPYYVTTPIFYVNAAPHVGHMYTMILADVLKRWSQLKGRPAILLTGTDEHGLKIQRAAAKAGVDPKEFCDKGADTFKELATSIDISHDVFIRTTDQKHKDGVQYAWEVLQSKGLIYEGKHEGWYSVSDETFYPGSQVQMIVEPATGRKIMASIETGKEVEWTSERNYMFKLSSFREKLLQFYEENEKYIVPASRMREVQQQVETELEDLSISRPTERLSWGVRVPGDESQTIYVWLDALLNYATAVGYPFTPGQEGKGGFPPDVQVVGKDIVRFHCIYWPAFLMALDLPVHRQVLTHAHWTLGKQKMAKSTGNVVNPFFALERFGIDAMRWYLILQGGIADDADYDNSFIIERYRKGLQGGLGNLLTRVTRGKGWDVRKAVENYAHGPDDKRPPIMDESDNHFRGQYDSIRVMPTHVDNTMLDLYPNKALRTIMSAVSEANAELQRLEPWLVVSRIRSAMADTTGAELRQLDDERGVQGGLSVEMMEGDIERCIFFAAETLRLTGILLQPFMPTAAKKQLDMLGVAEARRSFDWAVIGKDETYGTPLMPVGNGKDDVLFPPLTSNF; from the coding sequence ATGCCACCTCCCACCTCCCCCATCCGGAGTTCCCTCACACCCCTCCAGTCCCTCATAACACGTCGCTGGCGCCCACAATGGATCTGTCAATCACGTCGAACGTCCCTTCCACCCTCACAACAATATCGACTCTTCTCGTCCACCATCTCCCGCCATGAAGACACCACGAACCCATACTATGTCACGACCCCCATCTTCTACGTCAACGCCGCGCCCCACGTCGGCCACATGTACACCATGATCCTCGCCGATGTTCTAAAACGCTGGTCACAACTCAAAGGACGTCCCGCAATCCTCCTGACAGGCACCGACGAGCACGGCCTCAAGATCCAGCGCGCGGCCGCGAAAGCGGGTGTGGACCCCAAGGAGTTCTGCGATAAAGGTGCCGATACCTTCAAGGAGCTTGCGACGAGTATCGACATCAGTCATGATGTGTTCATCAGGACTACGGATCAGAAACACAAAGACGGCGTGCAATATGCTTGGGAGGTGCTACAGTCGAAGGGTCTGATATATGAGGGAAAGCATGAGGGATGGTATAGCGTGAGCGATGAGACATTCTATCCTGGAAGTCAGGTCCAGATGATTGTGGAGCCCGCTACGGGGAGGAAAATCATGGCGAGTATTGAGACGGGGAAAGAGGTGGAGTGGACTAGTGAGAGGAATTACATGTTCAAGCTCTCGTCCTTTCGGGAAAAGCTGTTGCAATTTTACGAGGAGAATGAAAAGTACATTGTCCCAGCTTCCAGGATGCGGGAGGTGCAACAACAGGTAGAAACGGAGTTGGAAGACTTGTCAATCAGCAGGCCGACGGAGCGGTTGAGCTGGGGTGTCAGGGTGCCAGGAGACGAGAGTCAGACAATCTATGTCTGGCTCGATGCTTTGCTGAATTATGCCACTGCAGTCGGGTATCCTTTCACACCTGGGCAAGAGGGCAAGGGAGGCTTTCCGCCAGATGTTCAGGTTGTCGGAAAGGATATTGTGAGATTCCACTGCATTTATTGGCCTGCGTTCCTGATGGCGCTGGATCTGCCGGTGCATCGACAGGTCCTGACACATGCGCACTGGACACTGGGAAAGCAAAAGATGGCGAAGAGTACAGGGAATGTGGTCAACCCCTTCTTTGCGTTGGAGCGTTTTGGCATTGATGCGATGAGGTGGTATCTTATCCTCCAAGGTGGGATTGCGGATGATGCGGATTATGACAACAGCTTTATCATCGAGAGGTATCGGAAGGGTCTGCAGGGCGGTTTGGGAAATCTGCTTACGCGGGTAACGCGGGGCAAGGGGTGGGACGTGAGGAAAGCCGTGGAGAATTATGCTCATGGACCTGATGACAAAAGGCCTCCTATCATGGACGAAAGCGACAATCACTTCCGAGGACAATATGACAGCATTCGTGTCATGCCTACGCACGTAGACAACACGATGCTTGACCTTTACCCCAACAAAGCTCTACGAACGATCATGAGCGCAGTCAGTGAAGCGAATGCAGAACTTCAACGTCTGGAGCCCTGGTTGGTCGTCAGTCGGATCCGCTCTGCTATGGCCGACACTACTGGAGCGGAACTTCGACAACTCGACGACGAGAGAGGCGTACAAGGTGGTCTGTCCGTTGAGATGATGGAAGGGGATATCGAGCGCTGCATCTTCTTCGCCGCTGAGACGCTGCGACTTACCGGCATTCTGCTGCAACCTTTCATGCCGACTGCTGCGAAGAAGCAGCTCGATATGTTGGGTGTGGCGGAGGCTAGGAGGAGTTTCGATTGGGCGGTCATCGGCAAGGATGAGACGTATGGTACGCCGTTGATGCCGGTGGGCAATGGCAAGGATGATGTGCTGTTCCCGCCGCTGACGAGTAATTTCTGA
- a CDS encoding Saccharopine dehydrogenase [NAD(+), L-lysine-forming] encodes MSGTVLHVRAETKPLEHRTAITPTVAKKLVEAGYTVNVERSPLSIFDDSEYEGTGATLVPSESWTEVPKEHIIVGLKELPEEDFPLKHIHVQFAHCYKGQRGWERVLGRFPRGHGTLLDLEFLEDEQGRRVAAFGYHAGFAGAALALLTWSHQLVNGKDSPLPGVTPYENEGLLIDNVKKAIEAGKAKGGRLPRVLVIGALGRCGRGAVDLCVKAGVEDIIKWDIPETSAKPGPYQEIIESDVFVNCIYLSAKIPPFIDAKSLSSPNRKLTVVCDVSCDTTNPHNPIPVYDINTTFDKPTVPVKLPAEANDLPLSVISIDHLPSLLPREASEAFSSALLPSLLQLNDWKNVRVWQQAEELYKDKVATLPAGAVDCKAELTATQS; translated from the exons ATGTCTGGAACAGTCTTGCACGTCCGCGCGGAGACCAAGCCGCTTGAGCATCGTACGGCAATCACACCGACAGTCGCGAAGAAGCTCGTCGAAGCAGGATATACTGTCAACGTCGAAAGATCCCCTTTGAGCATTTTCGACGACAGCGAATACGAGGGCACTGGTGCAACCCTTGTGCCATCGGAAAGCTGGACTGAAGTACCAAAGGAGCACATCATTGTTGGCTTGAAGGAGTTGCCCGAGGAGGACTTTCCATTGAAGCATATC CATGTGCAGTTCGCGCATT GCTACAAAGGTCAACGTGGCTGGGAGAGAGTCCTCGGTCGTTTCCCACGCGGCCATGGCACTCTCCTCGATCTAGAATTCCTCGAAGACGAGCAAGGCCGACGTGTGGCGGCATTCGGCTAT CACGCCGGATTCGCTGGAGCCGCTCTGGCCCTCTTGACTTGGTCACATCAGCTGGTCAATGGCAAGGACAGCCCGCTTCCAGGTGTTACCCCATACGAGAACGAGGGTCTCCTCATTGACAACGTCAAGAAGGCGATCGAAGCTGGCAAGGCCAAGGGTGGCCGCCTCCCGAGAGTCCTCGTCATTGGTGCTCTGGGTCGTTGCGGTCGTGGTGCCGTCGATCTCTGCGTCAAGGCTGGTGTCGAAGATATCATT AAATGGGATATTCCAGAGACCAGCGCCAAGCCAGGTCCATACCAGGAGATCATCGAGTCCGACGTCTTCGTCAACTGCATCTACCTTTCCGCCAAGATCCCGCCGTTCATCGACGCCAAGTCGCTCTCATCACCCAACCGCAAGCTGACTGTTGTCTGCGATGTGTCCTGCGACACCACCAACCCACACAACCCAATTCCGGTGTACGACATCAACACTACTTTCGACAAGCCGACAGTACCAGTCAAGCTCCCAGCAGAGGCGAACGACCTCCCGTTGAGCGTCATCAGCATTGATCATCTGCCTTCGCTGCTGCCACGAGAGGCATCAGAGGCATTCAGCAGCGCACTTCTGCCCAGCTTGCTGCAACTGAATGACTGGAAGAACGTCCGTGTCTGGCAACAAGCAGAGGAGCTGTACAAGGACAAGGTTGCGACGCTCCCAGCAGGTGCCGTCGACTGCAAGGCAGAGTTGACGGCCACCCAATCGTAA
- a CDS encoding Thioredoxin-like protein 1, with protein sequence MSKTVHVDSPTHFSSILSSSRIVVADFYADWCGPCTAIAPVYEALSSQLSRPGQITFTKINADEQKDIARTYNISAMPTFVIFKAQREVKRVRGADPKGLDAAVKQLAEEAGRADEGGADAGEGSSSAGKWTGAAAPRGYPEVTEEVEIKGLDFLNLDGEVGDKRTIFAPEQPSSLNAKGKSAEGKKDWIESDTDEQLMLYIPFQGTLKLHSLHITSIPPADDDDVMRPKTLHLYSNRSHVLGFDEADDTPATQTVEIKEDQWDAKTQTAKVELRFVKFQNISSLTVFVADGEGDGEKTRIDRVRLFGESGAKREMGKLEKIGDEQGE encoded by the exons ATGTCGAAGACCGTCCACGTCGATTCTCCCACCCACTTctccagcatcttgtccTCGTCTCGCATTGTT GTCGCCGACTTCTACGCAGACTGGTGTGGACCATGCACAGCCATTGCGCCCGTCTATGAGGCTCTCAGTAGCCAGCTCTCGCGCCCCGGCCAAATCACCTTCACCAAGATCAACGCCGATGAACAGAAAGACATTGCCCGAACATACAATATCTCCGCGATGCCCACATTCGTCATTTTCAAGGCGCAGCGAGAAGTCAAGCGCGTGCGAGGTGCAGATCCAAAGGGGTTGGATGCTGCCGTGAAGCAGCTGGCGGAAGAGGCAGGGCGAGCAGACGAAGGAGGTGCAGATGCTGGCGAGGGATCGAGTAGTGCTGGGAAGTGGACTGGCGCAGCAGCACCAAGAGGCTATCCGGAAGTCACGGAAGAGGTCGAGATCAAGGGTCTGGATTTCCTGAACCTGGATGGAGAAGTAGGAGACAAGCGCACCATCTTCGCCCCAGAGCAGCCATCATCACTAAACGCAAAGGGCAAGAGCGCGGAAGGCAAGAAGGATTGGATTGAATCGGACACAGATGAGCAGCTCATGCTCTACATCCCATTTCAAGGCACACTCAAGCTCCACAGCTTACACATTACATCGATACCGCCTGCCGACGATGACGATGTCATGCGACCAAAGACATTGCACCTCTACAGCAACCGCAGCCATGTGCTCGGGTTCGACGAGGCAGACGATACGCCCGCGACCCAGACTGTCGAGATCAAGGAAGACCAGTGGGATGCGAAGACACAAACGGCCAAGGTGGAGCTACGGTTCGTCAAGTTCCAGAACATCAGCAGTTTGACGGTATTCGTGGCAGACGGCGAGGGTGACGGAGAGAAGACACGCATAGATCGTGTGCGATTGTTCGGCGAGAGCGGTGCGAAGCGGGAGATGGGCAAGTTGGAGAAGATTGGCGATGAGCAGGGCGAGTAG
- a CDS encoding putative carboxypeptidase: MKLVGWLVALVASPLCTASILPQEPFDTDVEIASSKKLTSETELLEFHKTLVRIESISGNEKEVGEWLAFSLKLQGYTVEKQHISKEPERFNVLAWPGKTRDAEILVSSHIDTVPPFLPYYYNKTDDTIFGRGSVDAKGSVATQVIAVNRLIESGQLSPDDVALLFVVGEEVGGAGMRAANDLDLHPKTVIFGEPTEGKLVSGHKGTMQITFTAKGKAGHSGYPWLGRSANEVLVRALEPIISLGDRLPKSKKYGSTTFNLGRIEGGVAGNVIAESAKAEITVRIAAGTPKAIEDGVTKAVHHAVRDFLEDDLKPEDIIDIDFSGKGYGPIDIDADVPGFEIITVNYGTDIPWLEKAVKDQKRYLYGPGTIFVAHSADEKLKVDDLYDAVEGYQKILLHALRSSENEEHKSDL, translated from the exons ATGAAGCTTGTTGGATGGCTCGTTGCGCTGGTCGCATCGCCGCTATGTACAGCTTCCATCTTGCCCCAGGAGCCATTCGATACCGATGTTGAGATTGCTTCTAGCAAGAAGTTGACATCCGAGACTGAGCTTCTCGAGTTCCACAAAACGCTTGTACGGATTGAGTCGATTTCGGGGAATGAGAAGGAAGTAGGCGAATGGCTCGCCTTTAGCTTGAAGCTGCAAGGCTACACGGTAGAAAAGCAGCATATCTCGAAAGAGCCGGAACGATTCAATGTCCTTGCATGGCCAGGAAAGACGAGGGATGCTGAGATCCTAGTCAGCAGTCACATTGATACG GTCCCTCCCTTCCTTCCATACTACTACAACAAGACTGACGACACCATCTTCGGCCGTGGCTCCGTTGACGCCAAAGGAAGCGTCGCCACCCAGGTCATTGCTGTCAACCGCCTCATCGAATCTGGCCAGCTTAGCCCTGATGATGTTGCACTTCTCTTTGTGGTAGGCGAAGAAGTCGGTGGAGCGGGCATGCGTGCCGCCAACGATCTCGACCTGCACCCAAAGACCGTCATCTTTGGCGAGCCCACGGAAGGAAAGCTCGTATCTGGCCACAAGGGCACCATGCAAATCACCTTCACAGCCAAAGGCAAAGCCGGTCACAGTGGATACCCATGGTTAGGACGAAGCGCCAACGAAGTACTGGTCAGAGCTCTGGAACCCATCATCTCCCTCGGCGACCGCCTGCCGAAGAGCAAGAAGTACGGCAGCACAACCTTCAACCTCGGACGCATTGAAGGCGGCGTGGCTGGAAACGTCATTGCCGAATCGGCAAAGGCCGAAATAACTGTTCGCATTGCAGCAGGTACGCCGAAGGCCATTGAAGACGGCGTGACGAAAGCTGTTCATCACGCCGTACGGGACTTCCTGGAAGACGATCTGAAGCCGGAAGACATCATTGATATTGACTTCAGCGGCAAAGGCTACGGTCCTATTGACATTGATGCCGATGTTCCCGGCTTCGAGATCATCACAGTCAACTACGGTACCGACATCCCATGGCTTGAAAAAGCCGTCAAAGACCAGAAGCGATACCTCTATGGCCCCGGTACCATCTTCGTAGCGCATAGCGCGGACGAGAAACTTAAAGTTGACGACCTATACGACGCCGTGGAAGGATATCAGAAAATCTTGCTCCATGCTTTGAGAAGTTCGGAGAACGAGGAGCACAAATCCGATCTGTGA
- a CDS encoding Serine/threonine-protein kinase svkA — translation MADALSADPEALYTKQACIGGGSFGKVYKGVDKRTGQSVAIKIIDVENADDEVDDIIQEISILSGLHSPYVTKYYGSYLKGSDLWIIMEWCQGGSCADMLKPGVIPEDYISIIIKELLLGLEYLHNDGKLHRDIKAANILLGATGQVKLADFGVSGQLTATMTKKNTFVGTPFWMAPEVIKQSGYDHKADIWSLGITALELALGEPPYSDIHPMKVLFLIPKNPAPLLEGNFSKDFKDFVFRCLRKEPRERPSARELLKHPWIRRAKRNAYLTELIERHERWQATHRGDEEDDEHDYRDDDKARDTDEEDLWDFGTVRPAARRAQPGPGLRVMNESGMNSRSSHVPASQSNRFGMDKENGAGGEENVPRDTVRGGGSSMLPPPLPKTPSPTKRNAPLPSPGIATKTPLPASPVRKSVAAQTPPQTPRPDEVAPSPKPPATPQTPRLLNDDFLQQSIASDMSQYLKGLSIKDGPLAAPNLQAAASLPAPTRMPPPQPQQASVAPTHIPSQANQSRNDLFQKPLPNFSPPTSNVPDQLAQAAPSQQKEPRSSLDSALSDRSLLAHEQPHPQQPYQESEEQPITALTSVVTPALEAALHRRNYQLSLLQKQQSRAGEENEMSAEDLQFKRQAHEQIRKCLGKVSRLFKEIDHWDNVAPVGMGDGVEGLLEGFLEEVLCRVEAEDA, via the coding sequence ATGGCCGACGCACTCAGCGCAGATCCCGAGGCATTGTACACCAAGCAGGCGTGCATAGGAGGAGGCAGTTTCGGCAAAGTCTACAAAGGTGTGGACAAGCGGACAGGCCAGTCGGTGGCCATCAAGATCATCGACGTGGAGAATGCCGACGACGAGGTGGACGACATCATACAGGAGATCTCCATCCTGTCAGGCCTCCATTCTCCCTACGTCACCAAGTACTACGGATCATATCTGAAAGGCTCCGACCTATGGATCATCATGGAATGGTGTCAGGGAGGGAGCTGCGCGGATATGTTGAAACCTGGTGTTATACCCGAGGACTACATCTCCATCATAATCAAGGAACTGCTGCTGGGCTTGGAGTACCTACACAATGATGGGAAGCTACACAGAGACATCAAGGCTGCGAACATACTCCTGGGGGCTACGGGACAGGTCAAGCTTGCCGACTTTGGTGTCTCTGGACAGCTCACCGCCACCATGACCAAGAAGAACACATTCGTCGGCACACCCTTCTGGATGGCACCCGAGGTGATAAAGCAGTCTGGCTACGACCATAAAGCGGACATCTGGTCGTTGGGCATCACTGCGCTCGAGCTGGCTCTGGGCGAACCTCCCTACAGCGACATACATCCCATGAAGGTCTTGTTCCTCATCCCAAAGAACCCAGCACCACTACTCGAGGGCAACTTCAGCAAGGACTTCAAGGATTTTGTGTTCCGGTGCCTTCGGAAAGAGCCACGAGAAAGACCGAGCGCAAGGGAATTGCTGAAACATCCATGGATACGGCGAGCCAAGCGCAATGCATATCTCACAGAGCTGATCGAACGTCACGAGCGATGGCAGGCAACACACCGAGGCGATGAAGAGGACGATGAGCACGACTACAGAGATGATGACAAGGCTCGCGACACTGATGAGGAGGATCTGTGGGATTTTGGAACTGTGAGGCCGGCTGCACGACGAGCTCAGCCGGGTCCTGGCCTGAGAGTTATGAACGAATCAGGTATGAACTCGAGGAGCTCACACGTCCCAGCGTCTCAGTCGAATCGCTTCGGAATGGACAAGGAGAACGGTGCTGGCGGTGAGGAGAATGTACCGCGTGACACTGTTCGAGGAGGAGGAAGTTCGATGTTGCCTCCGCCACTTCCAAAGACTCCTTCACCGACCAAGAGGAACGCTCCACTGCCCTCACCGGGCATTGCTACAAAGACTCCCTTACCAGCATCACCTGTGAGGAAATCAGTAGCAGCTCAGACTCCACCACAGACACCACGGCCGGATGAGGTCGCGCCTTCACCAAAACCGCCTGCAACACCACAGACACCACGCCTGCTCAACGATGACTTCCTCCAACAGTCAATAGCGAGCGACATGTCACAGTACTTGAAAGGCCTGTCGATCAAGGATGGCCCTCTCGCGGCACCGAACCTGCAAGCGGCCGCTTCGCTACCCGCACCAACGCGGATGCCTCCTCCACAACCGCAGCAGGCAAGCGTGGCACCCACGCATATACCTTCCCAGGCAAATCAGTCTCGGAACGACCTATTCCAAAAGCCCTTACCAAACTTCTCGCCGCCGACGTCGAACGTCCCCGATCAGCTCGCACAAGCTGCCCCTTCTCAGCAGAAAGAGCCAAGATCCTCCCTCGACTCAGCCCTCTCCGATCGATCCCTCCTCGCACACGAACAGCCGCACCCGCAGCAGCCGTACCAGGAATCCGAGGAACAACCCATCACAGCCCTGACATCGGTGGTAACACCCGCGTTGGAAGCTGCATTACATCGACGCAACTACCAGCTTTCCTTACTTCAGAAGCAGCAAAGTCGTGCTGGCGAGGAAAACGAGATGTCTGCGGAAGATTTACAGTTCAAACGCCAAGCCCACGAGCAGATTCGGAAGTGCTTGGGGAAGGTTTCGAGGCTGTTCAAGGAGATTGATCATTGGGATAATGTTGCGCCCGTGGGGATGGGAGATGGGGTGGAGGGGTTGCTGGAGGGGTTTTTGGAGGAGGTGCTTTGTAGGGTTGAGGCGGAGGATGCATAG